In Brassica napus cultivar Da-Ae chromosome C2, Da-Ae, whole genome shotgun sequence, the sequence GTCAACCCCATAGCAGAATCTCTAATTTCAACGCATGCTTTTACCTTTGAATATTGTCTCAATCTGTCCCATGGACACAAATTTTATAAGATTGAATCAGGCATGTAGCAAAgctcaaaacaaataaaacaagaataaaaatcagaaaaatccACCAAAAGCTGAGTCTAGAGAAGTTTTTCCATTTAAGAGTGTTTGGCTACTTAAATGATGAAAACATTACCTCTGTATGAAGCTCCCGTATGATCTGATACATGTCTAAGAGTACAAAAACAACTTTTCTGGAGATCTCTTGCTCCTAGCAATGGCATCCCCAAAGCTAAGTAGCATTGAGACACTGCTCACTGTAACTTGTGCAAAACACTGATCACTAAGAGAATCGAACATGCTATAAATATAGCAAAATCTTAAAATAGCGTTTCTTACAGCAATGCGCATGAAATGGATCCAGTTACAGCTAAGACCTctgtttttaaacattttaataagatgCTTAGAtttaatcaaatttgtctaatcaAAGCCCACGAGTTAAAAAGCTGTGGCCCAATAAGGTAATAGCCCATTAAACACAAGTGCAAGACGTTTGAGTGAAGCAAAGAACCAAAGGAACGGTTACTGTCTCTCAGGCGTGTTCCATCTTCTCCGTAAAGAATATAATAATCtccaatttatttttgatttaattcTGTTTGCGTCATTCATACACGGGCaataaagtttatatttttctacTTATAAAACAGAGACATAGACGTAATCATCAACGATAAAGGCATCATCTATCATCATCATTAGCACTACAGACAGCTATATAGATTcatatctaatatttttttaaaaaaatatatctaatatttttatcaaaaggaATCACCTTTTTGTAGTTTGTTAAATTGATCTACATTGTTCTTATCCGAGTGAGAGAGAGATCAAGCAaagcttgttttttttgtaagagaATGGGATCGTCTTCAGGGCAAAGTGGATACGATCTGTCGTTTAAGATATTGTTGATCGGAGATTCTGGTGTTGGTAAAAGCAGTTTGCTTGTCAGCTTCATCTCCAACACCgttgaagatcttgctcctaCCATcggtactttttttttctttttttgaaacttgTGTTCTCTCTTTcgttttgtgtgttgtttgatGAAACAGTTGTTCCCAATACATCTGGCTGAGCTTGAATTTAATGATCATCTGGCTGCTTTTTGTTGGACATTCTCTGTTTAATGATCACATTTATCTTTGATAGTACTACTAAGCATGTCCTGTCTGAAGAATCTAGCTGTCTGGGTCTCTTATTTTGGTTTGGTCTGTGGAAATCTGTTTTGTCGGATCCGAGTCCGACTTGTATTACTTTGTTGAAAACATTAATCTAATTATTACCTAAATTAGGTGTTGATTTCAAGATCAAACAGTTGACAGTAGGAGACAAAAGACTGAAACTCACAATCTGGGACACAGGTGGGTGATTCTTTTacttaaaagtttattttatttattttcataaggAAAATAATTTAACAGTCTCGGTTCTGTTCTTGTAGCTGGACAGGAACGGTTTAGAACACTGACGAGCTCTTACTACAGAGGCGCCCAAGGAATCATTCTCGGTAATATCCCATTATCATCATATCAATCAATGACAGGAGACTGTTTAGTTAATGTTTTATTGGTGAAATGTAGTTTATGATGTGACGAGGAGAGAGACGTTTACAAACTTAGTAGATGTTTGGAGTAAGGAGATTGAGCTTTACTCCACTAACCAAGATTGCGTTACTATGCTTGTTGGTAACAAAGTCGATAGAGTGAGTTTACAATCCAAATTACACAACTTTGTTCTCGTTTGGTGGTTGTATACTTGTCTTTGATGAAACACATGTGATGATTATAGGAATCTGAGAGAGGAGTTAGCAGAGAAGAAGGGATTGCGCTAGCGAAAGAACTCAAGTGCATGTTTCTTGAGTGTAGTGCTAGAACTCGACAAAACGTGGAACAGTGTTTTGAAGAGCTGGCTTTGAAGGTAAGATCCTTAATAGCTTTAGATCCAAAGGATAAGGGGATTGATATATATAACAGAGAATGTTTTAACAGATAATGGAGGTACCTAGTCTTTTGGAAGAAGGATCAAGTGCTGTGAAGAGAAACATCTTGAAGCAAAACTCATCAGAACACCAGACTACTCCTCAAGCAGGCTGTTGCAGCTCTTGAGTCGAGGTGGCCTCGTTTGTGTGTAACATAATGTTAGTTTTCTTCTGTAAATTTGTGGGATTTCTACTGTGTTCTTCTTTTGCTTCTGAAATGAGATTTGTAATAACATCATAATAGAGTGAATCATCAACCCTATCCAGTCATTCTTCAAATCTCTGTTTATGGTGGCTCAAACTTATATTCAATTAGAGAACACCTTTCCATTCAAGTGGGAAGATGATGATCCTTATTTGAAGAGTTAAGTCAGTTTTGTACACACTATAACAGTCTGATTTACAAAAATTCAAAGCCTTGACATTGATTTAAACAAATATAGTCTTCCAAGATAGCAAATTAGACATAAAGATCAAGAGCATCAATAAGATTTCCTACTAGTCTAAGTAACAACACAGGAACAATTTGAATTGAGACATAATTAAGAGCAGTATATTGGTTTGATACTCTAATTAGatacaatattatattatgtttttagtaAAATTTAACCAACTATAACATTTTGTCAAATTTTagttatctaatttatttttctaactgaaataaaattaattatatgacatctgtaaatataatttcacatttttgttagtatcttaaataaaatattcttctcgtcattttttattttatttttattgaaaaaaaatctttacagaaataactaataaaaaattctaaatattttcaattgCTGGCCTCATATATTAATATTCAGTTAAGAGATTAAAGTTTTCAACTCAATGTATTCGTTTTAAGATCTCACGTCAACATCAATAGCCCTCTTAtatgtttaagaaaatataattttattgaaaGATGAATTTAAACCGAAAATCAACTCagattatatttgaatttttataatatattaaagtaACTCTACAAACTTAAATTTAGTTCAATCTAAAAGCAGGATAAACACTAACACATTTACCACATTTACCACTATCTAGCCAGTGAAATTTCTAATGACtttaaagaaaacacaaatttgctaattttcttgtttataaTGGTTCAGAAAAAGTATAACTAGATAGAATGATAAGAGTTTGATCCCAAAGAAAAAGATAGAATGAATGGTAAGAGCAGAAAATGATGAATGTATAAACATTTGGGGTAATTGTAGGATATTTCGGAAATTCGGGagctgaaagaaaaaaatgaattgatTGTTGTAATCTGGTGAGGTCGGTGCAGTGTACAACAGCAGAACAATAGAGTTTTCTGGTGGGTGGAAACGGTTGCTTTGTTGTTTGTACGTCGTATGCCAGCGTATCCAGCAAAGTATCCAATCATGCCAGAGCTCTGTTTACACTTAGGCGTGGTTACTATACTGTATTTATCGGTATATACAATTATTCtacaaaatattattcttaATCACATGTACATAAACTTATTTAAGAAGGGTCTCCATTTACTAGATCATTTTAATCATCCACTATCAATAGTCTATACAAACATAACCTTACGAATTAAAACATTGGATTTGTCACGCCTCTTTGCCTAAATGATATACGTGTAAATATACAAGGTTTTACTTTCAAGATGATAGGGAACACATTATCTTTTGAGTTTATCCCAAATTAGTAAGTAACGACTGATCTTTGAAACCGTCGTCAATCACTACATGGCATCGATGTTTTCAACACATGTTTTCATCATATCTTTacatttcaccaaaaaaaaacttcttttaaTCCTTtcgaaatgtttttttttttggtataaatgtTAAGTCCTTTCGAAATGTTAGGAATATTCACTTGTCTCCGTTGATAATACCATGTACTTAATTATTCATGTGATTCACGTTCATATTTACCAAAAGAGAAATGTAGATGTGTCATTTTAACAAAAGCAAATATATACGTGAGTCATATATAGACGACACTATAAAGGCATGACATGATCGATACAGAGATGCCATTAGACCAGAAAAGATACGTAACGTAGCGTAGTATCAGCTCCTATTTCTAAAAGACATTGCACTATGTAtatctataaaattttagaagGTAACAAACTTGTAAGAAATGATTTTTGAATTAttacttaaactttttaatgaACTATATATGTCtttcaaaactataaaatattattatgttcAACCTTTTAATACATATGCATAGCgtattttttatataacaacaacaaaaatttaaattactcaATGTTTTGACATATGTGATTCGCATGATATTGGGCAATGTATTCTCCATtggtaaattaaaaatttgccacgttcaaatgtttttataacacACTCTTGATATTTCTGATGAACTTTAATCATGCTTTTGGTTTAGTGATTGAAGATTTTCTGTTGGGGATGAAGTAGATGCATGGATTTCTACATTAGACATGCACTTCAGATTCCGTCTCTTAAATTTATCTAATGAAACATACACTTCTAATGAAATGATATACTTTAATccaaaatgaaataataaatgtattaaaaatctgaaagaaaaataaaacgaaCAACGCCAAACGGAAGTAAAGTGTATCGAAAGGTGTTAGTGGCGGCTAACAAACGAAGTGACTTTATATGAAAGTCATCGTCACATGCTTCTTCCACTCTCCAAGGAACAACCTCATCAGCATCTTTAATCATTCTCTCAAAGTTAAgtattaactatatatattgtatatatatattggtagTTCTTGGAAATGTGCCAATTATGAATTctcctaatatatatatatatatatatatataccacatTCAAGAAAATAGTATATGGTAAAACTTAATAAACGAAATAATCTGAAGTTAATTCAATCAATGTCAAATTACAAGAATCAATATTggataataacaataataataagagTATAGAAGGGTTAGTGATTAACATGTCAAGGTAAAAACAAGTAATTACAAGAACTACTTAGTTAGTGATGACAATCAATCAAAGAATTGGACGCAGACGCGAAGAGAAGCATCTGATCTTTGGACGCAAACACGAATTTTGGTTCATCTTCTGGCGCTGGAAGGTTCAGGTCCAACTCAAGAAAGTTCTTTGGCCGTATTGGTTCTTGGTGATGACTTGATGATAACACGGCTTTTGTTATTGAAGTAGCATTTGCGTTTACGTTTAAACCTCTATGTCTCCTCATATGACCTCC encodes:
- the LOC106425287 gene encoding ras-related protein RABC2a-like, which translates into the protein MGSSSGQSGYDLSFKILLIGDSGVGKSSLLVSFISNTVEDLAPTIGVDFKIKQLTVGDKRLKLTIWDTAGQERFRTLTSSYYRGAQGIILVYDVTRRETFTNLVDVWSKEIELYSTNQDCVTMLVGNKVDRESERGVSREEGIALAKELKCMFLECSARTRQNVEQCFEELALKIMEVPSLLEEGSSAVKRNILKQNSSEHQTTPQAGCCSS